In Candidatus Contubernalis alkalaceticus, the genomic window GATGGTCTAATTTATTTTTCTCTCCCTTTAATTCTGACAACTTATTTTGAAGTATATCATTCCTAATTTTATATTCTTCCTGCTTAATAGTCTTGTCCGATAATAGATCAAAATTCAAATCAACTTTTTTATGTAGCTTATCAATTTCTTTATTTATTTCCTCTAGCCTTTTGTCAGAATCCTCATAGGTAAAATTGTTCTCAATATATTTATCAAAATTATCATCTAAAATATGTTTTTCCTTCTGCATAATGTAAATCCGCTGCTTAATTTTCTCAATCAAATCTTCTTCCACAACCATATTAGTAAAGGGACACTTGGCCTTTCCATACATATCGTTTTTTTGGCATGTCCAAGAATAGCCAATATCTTTATATTCTTTTGTCCCGTCTTTTTTTCTGGTATATGAATTTCTTTTTTTTCTTCTCATGGCACTATTACAGTTTCCACAATATAGTAGATTGCTCAACAAATGTCTGTCTGAAAATTTCTGATTTCTTTTATTTAATTCTTTTTTTTCCTGCCTTAGCTTTTTTGCCTTTAAAAATGTTTCATCATCAATAATTTTTAATTCTGATTTTTGATTGATAATCCATTTTTCAGGGCTTATAACCTCTTTTAAATTTCTGTTGATGTCATCGGTTCTGATTGTGTGAGTTATTTGTTTTCCGGTATATATCTCATTATCCAGTATTTTACATACTTGAGTTTGAGACCATTGAACATTGTTTTTTGTCGGGATGTTTTCTTTATTCAAGATTCTGCAAATTTTACTAGTTCCAAAATTTTCATTAACATATAAATCATATATTTTTTTAACTATCTTAATTTCAGATTCATTTTTTTGTAAATACCCATCAATAATATCATATCCAAATGGAGGCTGAGAGTTCCATTTCCCTACTTCTTGTGCTTTTCTAATTCCCCATTGTATAGATTCGCTTTTTTGTCTCGATTCTTCTTGTGCTAAATTTAAAAACATATTTACAAAAAATTCCTGGTCTCGATAGTTTAAATTACCTTCCTCAAAAAATACGTTAATACCTAATTCCTTCAAGT contains:
- a CDS encoding recombinase family protein — translated: MRAVAYCRVSTDTDDQKNSLTNQIQHYSKLFQQKGFNPPKLGMFFKKEGRKEIKNLLDNGIFADEGISGTKLKNRKAFEYLMDCAKKKEFDVIFVKDVRRWGRSVEDGVKALKDLKELGINVFFEEGNLNYRDQEFFVNMFLNLAQEESRQKSESIQWGIRKAQEVGKWNSQPPFGYDIIDGYLQKNESEIKIVKKIYDLYVNENFGTSKICRILNKENIPTKNNVQWSQTQVCKILDNEIYTGKQITHTIRTDDINRNLKEVISPEKWIINQKSELKIIDDETFLKAKKLRQEKKELNKRNQKFSDRHLLSNLLYCGNCNSAMRRKKRNSYTRKKDGTKEYKDIGYSWTCQKNDMYGKAKCPFTNMVVEEDLIEKIKQRIYIMQKEKHILDDNFDKYIENNFTYEDSDKRLEEINKEIDKLHKKVDLNFDLLSDKTIKQEEYKIRNDILQNKLSELKGEKNKLDHLEQELELAKVKFREYCKSLKEVDINNLSNAILKQLVDRITITTTKQIADDVSDGKLEEMNLSRDLYLRRLNVSSAWNLKGKRISIDWRFVSGIIEV